The segment AGAGACCTCCCCTGTCCCCACTGTGGAAAAAGATCCAGAATAAAACCTAGACTGCAGAGAATCAGTCAGACCAACACTGTACTAAGTAAGACTGTCTATCTCCAGATGTCCATATTTCTGAAAACAGGACTTTTATCCTTTTGTCATTAATCATAAagcaataaaatgtaatatgatAGTATAATACCATaagttaaaatgtctttattaatattatattaattatttgtaagtatgtacagtgtgtgttgtaaagAAAACGTCATCAcagtctctttctgtcttttagtAGATGTTGGTCTGCAGCAGGTTTTAGATGAACATAAGatcagtctgaggaggagatgtgaatgtgtgactgaaggaactgaaacaggaagtggaaccctcctcaacaggatctacactgagctctacatcacagagggacagagtgaagaggttaatacccaacatgaggtgagacagctggagacagtttcCGAGATGAAGACCCTCCATGACACTGCAATCAAGGTCCACGACATCTTTAAAGCCTTACCTgaccaacagaaacacatcagagtGGTTCTGACAAACGGTGATGCTGGTAttggaaaaaccttctcagtgcagaagttcactctggactgggcagaggacttggaaaaccaagatgtcagtctgctggttctgctttcattcagggagctgaacctgatcaaagatgagcagtacagtcttctcaccctgctccatgttttccatccaacattacagaaggtcacagcagagcagctggctgtctgtaaacctttgttcatctttgacggcctggatgaaagcagactttcactggatttcaacaacagggaggttgtgtctgatgtcacacaggagtcatcagtcaacgtgctgctgacaaacctcatcaaggggaatctgcttccctcagctctggtctggataacttcccgacctgcagcagccaatcagatccctcctacatgtgttgacagggtaacagaagtacgaggcttcactgacgtccagaaggaggagtacttcaggaggagattcagtgatgaagagctgtccagcagaatcatctcacacatcaagacatccaggagcctccacatcatgtgtcacatcccagtcttctgctggatcactgctgcagttctggagcacatgttgactacagagcagagaggagagctgcccaagaccctgactgacctgtactcacacttcctgctggttcagacaaagaggaagaagaacaagtacGATGAGGGACATGAGACGAGCccacaggagctgacagaggctgacagagaagttcttgtgaagctggggaggctggcgtttgaacatctggagaaaggaaacatcatgttctaccaagaagacctggagcagtgtggtcttgatgtgacagaggccttggtgtactcaggagtttgtacagagatcttcaaaagagagagtgtgatcttccagaaaacagtctactgctttgttcatctgagcattcaggagtttctggctgcagtctacatgttccactgttatCATATGAGAAACATTAATGTGCTAGAGGCCTTTTTTGGGAACCTTTGGTATGATAAACATCCTAACTCACCTTTGGATGTTCTCTTGAACAGAGCCATAGAAATATCCCTGCGAAGCAGAAGTGGCCACCTGGACCTGTTTGTTCGTTTCCTTCATGGCCTCACTCTGGAGTCCAACCAGAGACTCTTAGGAGGTCTGCTGGGTCAGACTGAGAACATTCCAAATATAATCCAAAAAGCAATCAGCAAcctcaagaagaagaagacgcaCATATGtcctgacagaagcatcaacatcttccactgtctgatggAGATGAACGACCACTCAGTTCATCAGGAGATCCAAGAGTTTctgaagtcagagaacagatcagagaAGAAACTGTCTGAGATCCAGTGCTCAGCTCTGgcctacatgctgcagatgtcagaggaGGTTCTGGATGAGTTGGACCTAAAGAAGTACAAAACATCAGATGAGGGACGTCAGAGACTGATTCCAGCTGTGATGAATTGCAGAAAAGCTCGGTACGTCCAGTTGTGCGTTctatgttaatatgtttttaatttcattgttcACCTTTACTTTTCAGTTTCGGGTGATGGGATCAGTGGAGCTAAATTTGAGTTGAAAAAGATAAAGTAAAATCATTTACAtcttaaataatttaattgggaataaagaaatgtctgtgaagattctcaatCATCCAGGTAAAGATATCTGGAAGTcttggcaactggacttccttcttgttaggttgaaacatttcgctactcatctaagtagcttcttcagtcaaaagatagttggttggagcACACAAATTTCtactccaggtttggtttcactccaccccttggccgGAATTggctcattaggtgaaacaaagggTGGGGAGGATGTGAAGAGTCTAATAGTCTCACCTCTGCCAACCTCTCTTATCACCAAAATTGGGTCGCcaggtgtgtccaacctggtgcaggtgtgaattgggcctgatctttttggggatagatgaaacggcagcatgataaatagaagtcAGGTTGTGTCTAaagcctccacctctgttgagtgtgGAGGTGTTgacatgcaaggcttccctcacccctccaATATGTGACTGTCACTatcctcaaatgagtgtcctttagACCTTGATTCAGGTCCAAAGTTGTTattcctcctgtgctgtgctatcctcctgtgtagcggctgtttggtttctccaatgtacagccATGAGCATGCTTGAGTCCGATCTTTGGGGTGTACGAGTTTCTGTCCAAGTctgttggtgggtttgaaatagacaggtatgctgtgttttctaaaaatccttttcagcttctctgaaaccccagccatgtaaggtatgaccaggtttttgtGTTGATCTTGGGACTCCGGCTgttccattttcctttttctggaACAGGATAATGCCTGGTTTAAGGCCAACTTGGGGCATCCACAGGTCTAGAGAGCCGTCTTCAGATGCCTCATCTTTCAACTGTGCTTCTGcggaggtggggatgtttttcactCTATGGTTCAGcgtcctgatgactcctagtTTGTGTTGTAGAGACAAATAAAAGATACTGGTCAGTGTGGGTGGGTTTCCTGTACACTTCTATTTCCAGTCTGCCACCGGTCCCAATGATGACTGCACAGTCCAGGAAAGCCAATAGGTTGTGTTTGGTGTCCTCCCTGGTGAATCTGATGTTGGTGTCCACTGAGATAATGTGGTCTGTGAAAGCCTGTACCTCCTGGATCCTAATCacccaggtgtcatccacatattTGAACCAGTGGGCAGGTGTTTGTAGAAGTCACCTCTGTACGTGAATGGTCTGGGCTAAGATTGCTTCTTGGGCTGAGGGAGCTGTCTTCTTCTAGTCTTCTCTTCACAGATGTTAAAGTATCTGTAGTGGGGATGCTGGTGAAGAGGGAAGTAACATCAAAGAATACTATGGTTTCATCAGTATCCAATTTCAGGTCCCTGATCTTCACAGTGAAATCCTCAAAGTTTTAGATGTGGTGGTCCTCGTGTCCAACTAGTGGACCTAATACAGAGACCATGTATTGGGCAATGTTGTACGTGGAGTTAATGTTGCTGACTATGTGTCTGAGAGGGGCTCCTTCTTTGTGTATCTGGGGAAGGCCATAAAGGCTAAGAGTGGTTTTCCTAGGATACAACCTGTAATAAGTTCCCCGGTCAATAGCATTCTCCAAATCTG is part of the Anabas testudineus chromosome 2, fAnaTes1.2, whole genome shotgun sequence genome and harbors:
- the LOC113163518 gene encoding NLR family CARD domain-containing protein 3-like; amino-acid sequence: MRVCVEGEADRAQSSVSICLSVKSDWSKDWPLNFSNEPGHSDTKKRKRSHVSVKEQLSCCLLCQDILKHPVSTSCGHLFCKHCITSYWAQSGSSRDLPCPHCGKRSRIKPRLQRISQTNTVLIDVGLQQVLDEHKISLRRRCECVTEGTETGSGTLLNRIYTELYITEGQSEEVNTQHEVRQLETVSEMKTLHDTAIKVHDIFKALPDQQKHIRVVLTNGDAGIGKTFSVQKFTLDWAEDLENQDVSLLVLLSFRELNLIKDEQYSLLTLLHVFHPTLQKVTAEQLAVCKPLFIFDGLDESRLSLDFNNREVVSDVTQESSVNVLLTNLIKGNLLPSALVWITSRPAAANQIPPTCVDRVTEVRGFTDVQKEEYFRRRFSDEELSSRIISHIKTSRSLHIMCHIPVFCWITAAVLEHMLTTEQRGELPKTLTDLYSHFLLVQTKRKKNKYDEGHETSPQELTEADREVLVKLGRLAFEHLEKGNIMFYQEDLEQCGLDVTEALVYSGVCTEIFKRESVIFQKTVYCFVHLSIQEFLAAVYMFHCYHMRNINVLEAFFGNLWYDKHPNSPLDVLLNRAIEISLRSRSGHLDLFVRFLHGLTLESNQRLLGGLLGQTENIPNIIQKAISNLKKKKTHICPDRSINIFHCLMEMNDHSVHQEIQEFLKSENRSEKKLSEIQCSALAYMLQMSEEVLDELDLKKYKTSDEGRQRLIPAVMNCRKARLFCQQLSMTHCQYVASALMSNPSHMRELDLNGHNLEISKVKLLSDGLKSPHCRLENLRLNLCRLSEISFDSLVSALKSNPSHLRELDLSGNKLQDSGVKLLCGFLENPQCRLETLRLCLCSLSKISCAALVSALKSNPSYLRELDLSRNKLQDSGVKLLCHYLESPQCRLETLRLVSCSLSKISCTYLSNPSHLRELQLTLNNLQGSDVKQLYHLKENPHYKLHTLSWKT